One region of Zingiber officinale cultivar Zhangliang chromosome 7B, Zo_v1.1, whole genome shotgun sequence genomic DNA includes:
- the LOC122003633 gene encoding stress enhanced protein 2, chloroplastic-like, translating to MAASTAIAGAIVCELGKKQQRPSNRDQALPTRGVRLPEPPAGGGKIVLQPRLCTLRSYGGNDAGVMRKSEKDASPFFASLADYIESSRKSQQFEIASGRLAMVALAAAVSVELVTGNSIFKKLDLQQIAEAGGVCVAVIVCAATFAWISSARTRIRQMITLGCSSFVDSLIDSAVEALFCDSELSDWSDEM from the exons ATGGCCGCCTCCACCGCAATCGCTGGGGCAATCGTGTGCGAATTGGGGAAGAAGCAGCAGCGGCCTTCGAATAGGGATCAGGCGCTTCCAACGAGGGGTGTCCGATTGCCGGAACCTCCGGCAGGGGGAGGCAAGATCGTGCTCCAGCCCAGGCTGTGCACCCTGCGGTCGTACGGGGGGAACGACGCCGGAGTGATGAGGAAGTCTGAGAAAGACGCATCGCCCTTCTTCGCCTCCCTCGCTGACTACATCGAGAGCTCTCGCAAGAGCCAGCAGTTCGAGATCGCCTCTGGTCGCCTCGCCATG GTTGCGTTGGCGGCGGCGGTGTCCGTGGAGTTGGTGACGGGCAACTCCATCTTCAAGAAGCTGGACTTGCAACAGATAGCGGAGGCCGGCGGGGTGTGCGTGGCGGTCATCGTCTGCGCCGCCACCTTCGCCTGGATCTCCAGCGCACGTACCAGAATCCGGCAGATGATCACGCTGGGATGCAGCAGCTTTGTCGACTCCCTCATCGACAGTGCAGTGGAAGCCCTGTTCTGCGACAGCGAACTCAGCGATTGGTCTGATGAAATGTAA
- the LOC122005495 gene encoding glycerol kinase-like has translation MSGGAEEFFIGSIDQGTTSTRFIIYDRHAKPVASHQVEFTQFYPEAGWVEHDPMEILQSVRECMGKALYKATAAGHNVDAGLRAIGLTNQRETTVVWSRSTGLPLYNAIVWMDARTSAICHRLVSQLSGGRDHFVPSCGLPISTYFSALKLLWLIENVDAVEVAVRSGDAMFGTIDTWMIWNLTGGCGGVDLHEKPMLGLHVTDCSNASRTMLMNLQTREWDAAILETLGIPLNILPKIISNSETIGVIANGWPLGGIPIAGCLGDQHAAMLGQLCQKGQAKSTYGTGAFILLNTGEEIVKSSHGLLTTVAYKLGPEAPTNYALEGSIAIAGAAVQWLRDGLGIIQTAAEIEEMAKLVETSGGIYFVPAFNGLFAPWWRDDARGVCVGITRFTNKGHIARAVLESMCFQVNDVLSSMHKDAGDGGEVKTEGEFLLRVDGGATVNNLLMQIQADLLGSPVVRPADIETTALGAAYAAGLAIGVWTEEQIFTSGHEEKTTIFRPKLAEEERKKRTESWHKAVSRTFDLADL, from the exons ATGTCGGGAGGCGCCGAAGAATTCTTCATCGGATCGATCGATCAGGGCACCACCAGCACTCGCTTCATCATCTACGATCGCCACGCCAAGCCCGTCGCCTCTCACCAAGTCGAGTTCACCCAATTCTACCCCGAAGCTGG ATGGGTGGAGCACGATCCCATGGAGATCCTGCAGAGCGTGAGGGAGTGCATGGGGAAGGCGCTCTATAAGGCCACGGCCGCCGGTCACAACGTCGACGCGGGCCTCCGCGCCATCGGCCTCACCAACCAGCGGGAGACCACGGTGGTGTGGAGCCGATCCACCGGCCTCCCGCTTTACAACGCCATCGTGTGGATGGACGCCCGCACCAGTGCGATCTGCCATCGCCTCGTAAGTCAGCTCTCCGGCGGCCGCGATCATTTCGTTCCTTCTTGCGGCCTCCCCATCAGTACCTACTTCAGCGCCCTCAAGCTCCTCTGGCTCATCGAGAACGTGGACGCCGTCGAGGTCGCCGTTCGATCCGGCGACGCCATGTTCGGCACGATCGACACTTGGATGATCTGGAATCTCACCGGCGGCTGCGGTGGCGTCGACCTCCATGAGAAGCCCATGCTCGGCCTCCATGTCACCGATTGCTCCAACGCCTCACGGACCATGCTGATGAACCTACAAACTCGAGAATGGGACGCCGCCATCCTTGAAACCCTAGGCATCCCTCTCAACATCCTCCCCAAAATCATCAGCAACTCGGAGACCATCGGCGTGATCGCGAACGGGTGGCCACTCGGGGGGATCCCAATTGCCGGCTGCCTTGGTGACCAGCACGCCGCGATGCTGGGACAGCTCTGCCAGAAAGGCCAGGCCAAAAGCACTTACGGCACCGGCGCCTTCATCCTGCTAAACACCGGTGAGGAAATAGTCAAATCCTCGCACGGCCTCCTTACCACTGTCGCCTACAAGCTTGGCCCCGAGGCCCCGACCAACTACGCTCTGGAGGGCTCGATTGCCATCGCCGGTGCTGCCGTACAGTGGCTGAGGGATGGTCTGGGAATCATCCAGACAGCGGCGGAGATCGAGGAGATGGCGAAGCTGGTGGAGACTTCGGGAGGCATCTACTTCGTGCCGGCGTTCAACGGGCTGTTCGCGCCGTGGTGGCGCGACGACGCGCGCGGGGTGTGCGTCGGGATCACCAGGTTCACCAACAAAGGCCACATAGCGCGGGCGGTACTCGAAAGCATGTGCTTTCAGGTGAACGACGTGCTCTCTTCGATGCATAAAGACGCAGGGGACGGCGGCGAGGTGAAGACTGAGGGTGAATTCTTGCTTCGCGTCGATGGCGGCGCCACTGTCAACAATCTGCTGATGCAAATTCAG GCTGATTTATTGGGTAGCCCGGTCGTCCGACCTGCAGATATCGAAACCACGGCGCTTGGAGCAGCATATGCTGCTGGACTAGCCATTGGTGTGTGGACTGAAGAACAGATATTCACCTCTGGACATGAAGAAAAGACCACGATCTTTCGTCCCAAACTAGctgaagaggagagaaagaagaggactgAATCTTGGCACAAGGCCGTGTCTAGAACTTTTGATTTAGCTGACCTGTGA
- the LOC122003634 gene encoding uncharacterized protein LOC122003634, translating into MKPSVMLLLFLLLLSANRSRGIRLLLEEEDSLNSKHYHIHEDSLRSHDVSKERKNGVSVDSKQEQVHVHSSAAPPPETEPRQNYPDTLDIAGMDYSPAKKMPPIHN; encoded by the exons ATGAAGCCTTCAGTCATGCTGCTTCTTTTCCTCCTCCTACTCTCAGCAAACAGGTCCAGAG GAATCAGGTTACTGCTGGAAGAAGAAGACTCGCTGAATTCCAAACACTACCATATCCAT GAGGATAGTTTGAGGAGCCATGACGTGAGTAAGGAGAGGAAGAATGGAGTCTCAGTCGACAGCAAGCAAGAGCAAGTGCATGTTCACAGCTCGGCGGCGCCGCCACCGGAAACGGAGCCGAGGCAGAACTACCCCGACACCCTTGACATAGCAGGAATGGATTACTCTCCTGCAAAGAAAATGCCTCCGATTCACAACTGA
- the LOC122004234 gene encoding uncharacterized protein LOC122004234, with amino-acid sequence MVSGSCTDEATFNVSAARLWKGVVCEPHILYPKLLPDIFSKAERANSNMPLGSFNKNKIEVFDEEYETLGDKHLTEEELKPIRDGSIGVLKAVEGYLLADPDVYA; translated from the exons ATGGTTTCCGGTTCCTGCACCGACGAGGCCACCTTCAACGTCTCAGCTGCAAGGCTCTGGAAAGGAGTGGTGTGCGAACCCCACATCTTGTACCCCAAGCTCTTGCCTGACATTTTCTCTAAAGCAGAGC GTGCTAATAGTAATATGCCACTGGGAAGCTTCAACAAGAACAAGATAGAAGTGTTCGATGAAGAGTATGAAACACTCGGAGACAAACATCTCACTGAGGAAGAGCTAAAACCCATTAgagatggatcgatcggagtgcTCAAGGCTGTCGAGGGATACTTGCTCGCCGATCCTGATGTCTATGCATAA
- the LOC122004235 gene encoding uncharacterized protein LOC122004235, whose product MIKRQMLLGDVLQATTMRIALQDQTLEVQMLYGYIGTIQYKKSDEDILRFAYEKYLSENNGVAFNLEHVWRIVKDRPMFTPQSVDHFVATKKMRTSESGASNISSNQDVSISLDDEDTRPMGQKAAKRKEKDKVKSTMEDLTLNYNNIFAKFTEYTSVKKSEVDLKHKQLEIEEIKTKVALSKSEAKNHRLKLKEYEILNKDTSHMTKEQLIIYECLCQDIRSR is encoded by the exons ATGATCAAAAGACAGATGCTTTTGGGGGACGTGTTGCAAGCTACTACAATGAGAATTGCTCTCCAGGATCAAACACTAGAAGTGCAAATGTTATACGGCTACATTGGCACAATACAATATAAAAAAAG TGACGAAGATATATTGAGGTTTGCATACGAAAAATATCTATCCGAAAACAATGGCGTTGCATTCAATCTCGAACATGTGTGGAGAATTGTCAAAGACCGTCCAATGTTTACTCCACAGTCCGTTGATCACTTTGTGGCTACAAAGAAGATGAGGACCTCAGAGTCAGGAGCAAGCAACATCTCCTCCAACCAAGATGTGAGTATAAGCCTGGATGATGAAGATACTCGTCCAATGGGACAGAAAGcagcaaaaagaaaggaaaaagacaaaGTAAAATCGACCATGGAGGATCTGACACTAAACTACAACAATATTTTCGCAAAGTTCACTGAGTACACAAGCGTGAAGAAGTCCGAAGTCGATCTGAAACACAAACAACTTGAAATAGAGGAGATTAAGACAAAAGTTGCCTTGTCCAAATCTGAAGCTAAGAATCATCGCTTGAAGTTGAAGGAGTACGAAATATTGAACAAAGACACATCACATATGACAAAGGAGCAGCTTATCATATATGAATGTCTATGCCAGGATATTAGGTCGAGATAG